Proteins from one Cryptomeria japonica chromosome 4, Sugi_1.0, whole genome shotgun sequence genomic window:
- the LOC131036085 gene encoding dirigent protein 15, producing MAKTLIIWRLTVLFMAMSSFGMAEEKKMMFYMHDVVVGSNRTAVPVNIGSITRLGFGAIVVIDDILTESSNPNSTRLGRAKGMYVSDSLDLTQPDVLLLVTVIFEEPPEYRGSTLCIHGADTILKDQREVAIVGGTGKFRYARGSVVISTIETSLVANAVLQFNITFRMD from the coding sequence ATGGCAAAAACCCTAATAATTTGGCGGCTGACGGTACTGTTCATGGCGATGAGCAGCTTCGGCATGGcggaagaaaaaaaaatgatgttttACATGCATGATGTGGTGGTGGGAAGCAACCGAACGGCAGTTCCAGTGAACATAGGAAGCATCACAAGGCTGGGGTTTGGAGCCATAGTAGTTATCGACGACATCCTCACTGAAAGCTCAAACCCTAATTCCACGCGCCTCGGCAGGGCCAAAGGAATGTATGTTTCCGACTCTCTGGACCTTACGCAGCCCGATGTTTTGCTTCTCGTCACCGTCATTTTCGAGGAGCCCCCTGAGTATAGAGGGAGTACGCTCTGCATCCATGGCGCTGATACGATTCTCAAGGACCAGCGCGAGGTCGCCATTGTTGGGGGCACCGGCAAATTTAGGTATGCAAGGGGCTCTGTAGTTATCAGCACCATTGAAACATCTCTCGTTGCCAACGCCGTCCTGCAATTCAATATAACATTCCGGATGGACTGA